The Streptomyces sp. NBC_01689 genome includes a window with the following:
- a CDS encoding copper resistance CopC/CopD family protein — translation MTVTPTTVPRRAAVRGPVRGVATVPRLRTLLLLFLAVTGAVLAGAAPASAHAALTGSNPQQGAVVTQAPDQVSLTFSEKVAMSDGAVRVLDPKGKRVDTGKPFEADGTTYGVKLHSGLPDGTFTVTYQVVSADSHPVSGAFTFSIGAPSQTSVALSGTAAGGGVVGTLYDIGRYVSYAGFILLVGGAAFVLACWQRGAGVRAVQRLVVSGWLALTGATLALLLLRGSYVGSGKIGDIFDLSLLAQVLQTKSGAALVSRLLLIAAAALFIAVLFGAYARRDEDEEPVRETGGEDATGAPADGGDPAGASGADGTGAGVRSGTEGAGTAGRAEDEETQDLAATDRRDLTFGLAIGGTVVAAGLAASWAMAEHASTGIQTGLAMPVDVLHLLAVAVWLGGLSTLLVALFRAPAGDQIEAAAVRRFSRVAFGGVTVLAATGIYQSWRQVGSWSALTGTSYGQLLLVKVALVAVLVGIAWISRRWTAQLSEAPADVASPVEEPAAEKEPATVAAGSGDARRAAQLARQRAAVATTRQKRVRDADPVRTGLRRSVLAETGVAIVLLAVTTVLTSTEPGRTEEQAEGATAAASQRSGPLSLKIPFDTGGEDGKGTVEVTLDPARVGSDEMHVFVVRPNGKAFDVPEVKVAFTLEAKKIGPLPVAPDRIATGHWSAIGVQIPMAGDWKIAVTVRTSDIDQATVTKNAKIG, via the coding sequence ATCACCGTGACACCGACCACCGTTCCCCGCCGTGCCGCAGTCCGTGGGCCGGTCCGGGGCGTCGCCACCGTTCCGCGGCTACGGACACTGCTGCTGCTGTTCCTCGCCGTCACCGGCGCGGTCCTCGCCGGCGCCGCCCCCGCCTCCGCGCACGCCGCGCTGACCGGGAGCAACCCGCAGCAGGGAGCGGTGGTCACCCAGGCACCCGACCAGGTCTCGCTCACCTTCTCCGAGAAGGTGGCGATGTCCGACGGCGCCGTACGCGTGCTCGACCCCAAGGGCAAGCGGGTCGACACCGGCAAGCCGTTCGAGGCGGACGGCACCACCTACGGCGTGAAGCTGCACTCGGGGCTCCCCGACGGCACGTTCACCGTCACCTACCAGGTGGTCTCGGCCGACAGCCATCCCGTGTCGGGCGCCTTCACCTTCTCCATCGGCGCTCCCTCGCAGACCTCCGTGGCGCTGTCCGGCACCGCGGCCGGCGGCGGAGTCGTCGGAACGCTCTACGACATCGGGCGCTACGTCTCGTACGCCGGTTTCATCCTCCTGGTCGGCGGGGCGGCCTTCGTCCTCGCCTGCTGGCAGCGGGGTGCCGGGGTCCGCGCCGTCCAGCGGCTCGTGGTCTCCGGGTGGCTCGCGCTGACCGGTGCCACGCTCGCCCTGCTGCTCCTGCGCGGCTCCTACGTCGGCTCCGGCAAGATCGGCGACATCTTCGACCTGTCGCTGCTCGCCCAGGTGCTGCAGACCAAGTCGGGCGCGGCACTCGTCTCCCGGCTGCTGCTGATCGCCGCGGCCGCGCTGTTCATCGCGGTGCTCTTCGGCGCGTACGCACGGCGGGACGAGGACGAGGAGCCCGTCCGGGAGACCGGCGGCGAGGATGCCACGGGCGCCCCGGCCGACGGGGGCGACCCGGCCGGGGCGTCCGGCGCCGACGGCACGGGCGCCGGAGTCCGGTCCGGCACGGAGGGTGCCGGCACCGCTGGTCGTGCCGAGGACGAGGAGACGCAGGACCTCGCGGCCACGGACCGGAGGGACCTCACCTTCGGGCTCGCGATCGGCGGCACCGTCGTCGCGGCGGGCCTGGCCGCGAGCTGGGCGATGGCCGAGCACGCCTCGACCGGCATCCAGACAGGCCTCGCGATGCCCGTCGACGTCCTGCACCTGCTGGCGGTCGCCGTCTGGCTGGGCGGGCTGTCCACACTGCTCGTGGCCCTGTTCAGGGCGCCCGCCGGGGACCAGATCGAGGCGGCGGCCGTACGCCGCTTCTCGCGCGTCGCGTTCGGCGGGGTGACCGTGCTGGCCGCGACCGGCATTTACCAGTCGTGGCGCCAGGTCGGGTCCTGGTCGGCGCTCACCGGCACCTCGTACGGACAACTGCTGCTCGTCAAGGTCGCCCTGGTGGCGGTGCTCGTCGGCATCGCCTGGATCTCGCGCCGCTGGACGGCCCAGCTGTCCGAGGCTCCGGCCGACGTCGCCTCTCCGGTGGAGGAGCCCGCCGCGGAGAAGGAGCCCGCCACGGTGGCCGCCGGCTCCGGGGACGCGCGCCGCGCCGCCCAACTGGCGCGGCAGCGCGCCGCCGTGGCGACCACCCGGCAGAAGCGTGTCCGGGACGCCGACCCGGTCCGTACGGGTCTGCGCCGCTCGGTGCTGGCCGAGACGGGGGTCGCGATCGTCCTGCTGGCGGTGACGACCGTGCTCACCTCCACCGAACCGGGGCGCACCGAGGAGCAGGCCGAGGGGGCCACCGCGGCCGCCTCCCAGCGGTCCGGGCCGCTCTCGCTGAAGATCCCCTTCGACACCGGCGGCGAGGACGGCAAGGGCACCGTGGAGGTCACCCTCGACCCGGCGCGCGTCGGCTCCGACGAGATGCACGTGTTCGTGGTGCGGCCGAACGGCAAGGCCTTCGACGTCCCCGAGGTCAAGGTCGCCTTCACCCTGGAGGCGAAGAAGATCGGCCCGCTGCCCGTGGCCCCCGACCGCATCGCCACCGGCCACTGGTCGGCGATCGGTGTACAGATCCCCATGGCGGGCGACTGGAAGATCGCGGTGACCGTGCGCACCTCCGACATCGACCAGGCGACCGTGACCAAGAACGCGAAGATCGGCTGA
- a CDS encoding copper chaperone PCu(A)C, which translates to MRRPRKAAAVPVAGLALALALTGCGSDDSAAATGSRPELEVTGAYMPAPVTDTMAAGFFTVTNSGGTDTLTSVTSDLSDDVTLHSTKGGAMEEEKSFAIPADGTLAFSSGGNHLMFEKLTHRPHEGEKVSLTLHFARTGTVKVSMPVKSATYNPKTGH; encoded by the coding sequence GTGAGGCGCCCCCGGAAAGCCGCGGCGGTGCCGGTCGCGGGTCTCGCCCTGGCGCTGGCGCTGACGGGCTGCGGCTCCGACGACTCCGCGGCCGCGACGGGCTCCCGGCCCGAACTCGAGGTCACCGGGGCCTACATGCCCGCCCCCGTGACGGACACCATGGCGGCCGGATTCTTCACCGTCACCAACTCCGGCGGCACCGACACGCTCACCTCGGTCACCAGCGACCTGTCCGACGACGTCACGCTGCACTCCACCAAGGGCGGCGCGATGGAGGAGGAGAAGTCGTTCGCCATACCCGCGGACGGCACGCTCGCCTTCTCCAGCGGCGGCAACCACCTCATGTTCGAAAAGCTCACCCACAGACCCCATGAGGGCGAGAAGGTGTCGCTGACGCTGCACTTCGCCAGGACCGGCACGGTGAAGGTCTCCATGCCGGTGAAATCCGCGACGTACAACCCGAAGACCGGGCACTGA
- a CDS encoding SCO family protein, which produces MRKKTYAVAALFAAAALSLSACGSGDDGGKPIADVSAEAGSGGVATVLDKPYTKPDLVLTDTHGKKYDLLTETKGRPTLIYFGYTHCPDVCPTTMSNLAVAKKQLPKAEQDALRVVFVTTDPGRDTPAALGTWLKGIDPSFIGLTGDFATVQAGARGLGISVEPTTKDKNGKLVSVHGTQVIAFSPKTDGGYVLYSEDATVDDYTKDLPKLVKGETP; this is translated from the coding sequence ATGCGCAAGAAGACCTATGCCGTCGCCGCCCTGTTCGCCGCCGCCGCACTGAGCCTTTCCGCCTGCGGCAGCGGTGACGACGGCGGCAAGCCGATCGCCGACGTGTCCGCCGAGGCGGGATCGGGCGGGGTCGCGACAGTCCTCGACAAGCCGTACACGAAGCCGGACCTCGTCCTCACCGACACGCACGGCAAGAAGTACGACCTCCTCACGGAGACCAAGGGCCGGCCGACGCTGATCTACTTCGGCTACACCCACTGCCCCGACGTCTGCCCCACGACGATGAGCAATCTCGCCGTCGCCAAGAAGCAGCTGCCCAAGGCCGAGCAGGACGCGCTCCGCGTCGTGTTCGTCACCACCGACCCGGGACGCGACACCCCCGCCGCGCTCGGCACCTGGCTCAAGGGGATCGACCCGTCCTTCATCGGCCTGACCGGCGACTTCGCCACCGTCCAGGCCGGCGCCCGGGGGCTGGGCATCTCCGTCGAGCCGACCACGAAGGACAAGAACGGCAAGCTCGTCTCCGTGCACGGCACCCAGGTCATCGCGTTCTCGCCGAAGACCGACGGGGGCTATGTGCTGTACAGCGAGGACGCGACCGTCGACGACTACACCAAGGACCTGCCCAAGCTGGTCAAGGGGGAGACTCCGTGA
- a CDS encoding YcnI family copper-binding membrane protein: protein MKASRIAAAGAVAASAVLALSVPAFAHVSVQPEGPAAKGGYAVVDFKVPNERDDSATTKLEVNLPTDHPLASVMPQPLDGWSVKVTRSKLAKPLTLHGEKISEAVSKVTWTATGKGIEPGFFQKFPLSVGQLPEDTDELVFKAVQTYDNKEVVRWIEPQKEGAEEPENPAPVLTLSAASEEGHHGSPAAEDASATSAPAAGKTASAASSSGSDTTARVLGVVGIVVGVAGVAYGVVAGRRRAAA, encoded by the coding sequence ATGAAGGCTTCCCGTATCGCCGCCGCCGGCGCCGTCGCCGCCTCGGCCGTTCTCGCCCTGTCCGTCCCCGCCTTCGCGCACGTCAGCGTCCAGCCGGAGGGTCCGGCCGCCAAGGGCGGGTACGCCGTCGTCGACTTCAAGGTCCCCAACGAGCGTGACGACTCCGCGACCACCAAGCTCGAGGTGAACCTCCCCACCGACCACCCGCTCGCGTCCGTGATGCCGCAGCCGCTCGACGGCTGGTCCGTGAAGGTGACCCGGAGCAAGCTGGCCAAGCCGCTCACCCTGCACGGTGAGAAGATCTCCGAGGCCGTCTCCAAGGTGACCTGGACCGCCACCGGCAAGGGCATCGAGCCGGGCTTCTTCCAGAAGTTCCCGCTCTCGGTCGGCCAGCTGCCCGAGGACACGGACGAGCTGGTCTTCAAGGCGGTCCAGACGTACGACAACAAGGAGGTCGTGCGCTGGATCGAGCCGCAGAAGGAAGGTGCGGAGGAGCCCGAGAACCCGGCTCCGGTACTGACGCTCTCCGCCGCGTCCGAGGAGGGCCACCACGGTTCCCCGGCCGCCGAGGACGCCTCCGCCACCTCCGCCCCGGCCGCCGGTAAGACCGCTTCCGCCGCCTCGTCCTCCGGCTCGGACACCACGGCCCGCGTCCTGGGCGTCGTGGGCATCGTCGTCGGCGTGGCGGGTGTGGCGTACGGCGTCGTGGCCGGCCGCCGCCGCGCCGCCGCCTGA